GAAggataaagatttttaaaaaaaaattatagaggcatttcaaggaaaaaatacctttcttcATCCTGCAAGGGTTAAGCATGATCAGAAGCTGCTTTAGACTCCAGGATTTAACCTCAAgtactgcatttttgtttgctatAAGCCTATTAGAATTCTCTCTGTTTCCTAGCAATAACATGTAATTTCTCCCCCTATTTAAGTGAAATACATGTTGGGTTTTTAATCCTGAACGCTACAGCTGTTGCTCAAATTTCCTATTCAAATGCAAATAGCACCTGGTTCTACTTAGACATCCATGTAATCTTTGACAAGGATACTTCAAGAGCACAGGAAAAAGAGAGCAGTGAGGTGCATCTTGCCCTGCTCACTCTGGAAAGCAAGAGCCTAAACATCTGCTACCGGCAAGTTGAACTGGATACTTCTACCAGGtttgcagcacccagcacataCTCTTTTTTTGGGACAAATGCACATCTGAAGTGATTTATGCTTCTCGAGCAGGtacaatttttatatatatatttttttccaggaagaacAAAAGGCTTACAGAGAGGAGAATGTAGCAGAGGAATCTAAGCAAAAGTGCTGGCTTAGTTAGAAGTTTTACCTTGCCAAAGTATCCTGAGAAGAGTTTCTTCTGGggatgtgtgtttgttttgctttccaaactatttattattttctagatTTTCACTTATAGCTTTGagaatattgatttttattttttttttccacatttttttcctcacactAGCTTTTTCTCTGTGTCAGATGTTACAATAAGTGAACTGGCAAGTCAGAAGTAATTTGAAAGACAACTTTGCTGCTTAGGGCTCTGAGACAAGATAGCATATTGCTTaactgaaagcaaagcagtcCTGGATTCAGGTTAAAAACCTTCTGCTGTGAATATTTTCAATTGGAtaaattggttttatttcaaTTGTGGAGGTTCAAGCTGATTCAAGGAAGATTTTACGTATTTCATTTGCGCTTTGCACAACTGTTTTACTGTGTTATGAATGGAAACTGAAGGACTCTTTTGTGGGGGGGTTGTGACTTGAGACCATCATCTTCCTGTGAAAAGCAAGGAACCAAGTGGCACAAAACACAGTTCAGCTCTGCCTACAAGAGAAGGTGAATGTTTCTTCAGAGTTTCAAAGGAGAGATTTAGAAACTCATGGAAATCTCCAGGGAACGTTTGAAAGAAATCATCATAACACTGTTCTCTGTGAACTTACAAACAAGCCAAAAGAACTAATTCCCTGGGAAGCAAACCTCTGCTGAACAAGAATATCAGCTTTCTCTGGAGGAAAGCTAGGTATAAAGAAAAAACTATCGTTACCAAGTTTGAGAACAACAGAAGGGATTCCAGTTCTGCTGCCAAGTGCTGGTGGATCATTTCTTGATTAATTCTGATCTGGTTTGGCTACTGCTTTTTCACCTGCAGCCTAATACTGGAACTTAAACTACTTGCTGGGATTTTTTCAAACTTCAGGAGATGCTTTTGCAAGTGGGCTGTTGAGAATATGAGCAGGTGTTTCATACGCGCTTCCTGTAAAGCACCCTCCCTGTAAGGCACCCTCGAGAGGGAAGCCTGTGTGGGAGCTGGTTTGCTAGGTCATATTTTCTCTTGTGACACTCCTTCCTCGTTAGCTTCTTCAGGTGGGTGTGAACAACTGACAAAGAACTGAGCCAAGGTTCAGGCTCGGATCGTGAACCTGCTCTCGCTGCTAACGGCAGCTTGCCGGCAAAATGATGGAAGAGATCTCCATAATGGTGGCTTACGATGCCCATGTTTTTAGCCAGCTGTGTGATGAAGACTTTCTAGCCAATCTGGTGGCAGTCAGCAAACCCAAATCTGTGGTAGGTGTTCCTCTTGCTCCTTTGTCAGTAGTGCTTAAGGTTATACTCTTTACAGTGGTTCAGTTCTTCTGCTGAAAACTATgtattatttatctattttttctcttttattaccTTTTCAGCAATTTACTTTTAtcaacagaattaaaattaacCCTTTATTTCAGTGGAGATAAGATTAtaagattattaaaataatatctttCTGGGTTGCTAAGTTTAGAAGAGGACAACCTGCTTAGTAGCAAAATAATTGAAGTAATATTTTGGAAATCCTACTGAAATAAACTGAACTCTTCCAACAGTGGAATTGGCACTAAATGCTGTAAGCTCTTCCTGTGTCTGAGCACGTCAGTTAAAGATTCAGGCCTGGGGTCAGTGATATAGGTCACTGTCAGTCACTGAATCTCTGAGGATGATTTAACGCTTTCCTATGATATTCTGAAATCAACTTAAGTACCTGTAGGAACTTCTTAGTCAAATTGTCTCTTGCTTTTTTCATAAGTAGCGTATTTGTGTAAGTTCCATGCAGTGAGAGTGTCTGCTGCCCCCATGGAGATCCCAGCTCTTCTAGGGAGCTGCACTGAAGTCGCTGGTTTGAACTCTGAAATTTGGTGCCAAACTTCATCTTTGGTCTCAAATCATACAGCTGAGCCCCTGTGTGAGTCAATCAACCTAGAATGAGTTGAAAGAAGGCTTTGAAAATATATGAATGTCTAGATGTGGAGCCTAGCTTGAAAGCAGATACTGTTCAAATTTCACTGTGAATACAAACCAGGCTAATTATTTAGCAATCCAATTAAGCATTTGTGTTTGCAGATTTTGGTCTGTGAAGGTATCCACGCACTAAGTACATCTTAAAGCTACCTGAGGTGGTTCGTTAAACTGCAACAAAGGAGGTGCTCTCAGAAGAGAATAATTTGGCTTTCTTGCCACACTGTGTAAAACCTCCCTACGTGTATTTCCTGCTTGGGGTTTTTCTGCCTGTGCATGAATTCATCTTCTGCATCTCCCCCAGACCCTCACACCTGAACAAGGGTTTGTCCGGTCCCTTTGGTTGGGATGCCCTTCGCTGTCTCACCTGGACGTGAGGCATGCTGGAGCAGCTGGCTATCAGTACGTAGCTAATCAGCATGGCAATCCAGACAAGCTGTGTGCTTCCACGTGCCTTGGTTAGAGACCAGGCTCCACGTAGCTTTTATCTTAGCCAGTGTACCAGGGactgcctgctgtgctggggtctCCTGGGTGAGCTGacgtgctgctgtgctctggggcCAACCCTAGTTGGTTAGATAAGAGTCCGTGCGGTAAGGAAGCACGTCATGGGTGGCTTACCCGATAATTTAGATCTTGGAAAAGTGCTGCTTAGATGGCTTCAGTGGTGGCCTCTGTGCTCTATGGCTTCGGAGCAGAAACAAAGGATGGTGCCTTATGGACCTGGCTCGGGGTGCGTGGATTGCCCTGGGTCAGGAGTGCCACGTAACAGCTCCTCCAGGTGCTCGCCCTGCTGAAGAGGtgatgaaataactttttttttttttttagtgatttcTCAGTGAAGTAACTGCTTACCTCCTAGCAAACAAATATTATGAGAGGAAAAAGTATcattattaatgtttttgaTAAGATGAGTGGCTGACTTTCCTGCAAGTGTGTGTTCTTAGCAGCTCTGTTGCTCCCCTGAATTAAGGAGCATTAACATGTTTCAGTGCATTATGCTGCCAGTCACTAAGTGaaggtggttgtttttttttttttcaggatttacATAGGAAATATCTGctctttaaaattgtttttgaaatatttaagataTGCTAACAGTGGTGCAGTCAACCTAAGTAGGTTTAAGATGAAGCTCAACAAAATGGTGATAGGATTAAAGGATGCGTGGGAGCCTGTGCTACTATGGCATGACTCAGAAAGTTTCTTTCGGTTCTCTGTTGCTACGTTTAATCATGGGACAAGTGGGGATATGTTGGGGCAAATCCTACTGACTCTGTCCTGGTCGCTTTACCAGATTGCGCCAAAGTACGTACTGTCCGTAAAGCAAGGTTCTGCAGAACGAATTTGCAGAGTTTTCCTTTATTCTGAGAGTTTTTTTACCATCATAAGTGTTTTTGTACTTGGGGATTCATCTGTTTGTTTGCAAAATCAAGGCTTTGCTATTTTTCAAGGTGTTTCTAGTATGCTTTTCTGGCTGCAGataaaagttaaaatatgaTTCCAGTCGTatttccaaatggaaaatggGAGCATTTCAGTGGGAAATGTAGCGGTGCTTTTAGCGTTGCTTTCAATGCAATACCAGACAAGTTAGTGGGAGTACTTGCTCTCTGTAACAAACCTTGTACGGTACCAGCAGGTATTTGCTGTGTGTTTCAATGGCAATTAACTCCGGGTGGTATTAATTcaatttcagtgttttgggggaataatgaaaaataatttaaaacagaggATGCCATAAAGGTAGGTGATCTGAGATAAAGTTTTGTTAGACATGCCCCAAAGCTACACTGTGTGACAGCAGTCCTGTAAGGTATCTTTTCATAAACCTAGTCCTGTTGCAGTGTGACCGTGGCACCTGGGGTATTTGCTCTGTAGTCTTGCTCTCTGCCGGTTTGCATCTTAGGTAATCACTTGCACCTGTGCAAAAGGAGTTTGCACTGTTAACCATCATGATATGGTCTCGAGGAGGGGCAGCTGGCTATGGCGAGAAGGAAGCACATGGAATCAGACAAATGGTGTCAGTAAGTGTGGGATCAGGATAACCTTCCCTTAGTTTGCTATGTCCTTGAGGGAACATTTCTTTATGTTACTCTGAGGCTACATTGCACAGAAGTGCAAAGAAGCATGTAAGTTGACTGCTGTGTTACTTTGTGCAAGAACTGAGTAGCTTTCCTCTAGGGAATTTAAATTCTCAATTTATCTGCAGAAAACTTGGATCCGAGGAGTTACAAATGTGCTGTGCTAAGTGGTATAATCCTCTTAATCCAGGGTTGAAGGACATTCTTCTGGAAAGCTTCGTTGTATTCTCATTTGCCTGCCTGCCTTGCCCCTCTGTTTAGGGGGATTATCAGGCATTTTACAGAAATCCTTTGTGGTTAGACACCAGCAGACCCTGCCACAATGATTTCTCTGTTTCCCATAGAGGCAGTGGAGGCAAACTGAGGAGGTGAGAGGGGACAGGTTCACGGCACAGCGGGTGGAGAGCTGAGGGGCCTGGTCAATGCCCAGGGTGCAGGGGTCTGTGGCCGGACCCCTGGCACCTGGCTAAAAATTGGTTTTGGGGTTGCCAGTGGGCTCAATGCTGAGGGttggtgctgtttaacatcttcaggCCTAGCCACTAACAGAGGACGAGCCCTCATTTTCAGCTGGCAGAAACTTGGTTTTCAGGTGGCAGAACCACAAGGGTGCATCTCAAGTACTGAAACCCATTGAGAGCTGCTGACAGAAAGGGATATTCCCAACCAGAGCGAGTTCGGCAGGGAGCTACAGACTCTTCTCAGAGATTCACAATGAAAATGCAAGAGGAATGGTCATGATTGGCAGCAAAGCAAATTCTGGTTTAATATAAGGGAAAGCAATTCTgctgggggagcccccagcatctccatccttggaggctCAATAATTGAGCTCATGCTAGAAGCTTTCAATGATTGAAGCTTTCAGTAATTCAAGCTAGTCCTGCCTAAGCAGGAGGCTGGACCACATGCCCAGTGGAAAGCCCTTCCAATCTCCATTTGTAAGTTTGTAATTCTGTCGTATCCTGTGGGGTCTCGCAGTTAggaggagctgccagcacaTGAGAACTACATTTCTGTGGGTGGTATTATCCCCagcttgctgctgttgctgctgccaaaagaagaaaaagagtttgGGTGGTCACTGTTACTAGGACTGGCTCTTTCCAGCAGATTTAATCCTCATCCGTGCCCTTCCCAttatccttcctttctcttttcccttcccaaaaGAAGCAGGGATCCAGCTCTCAGGAGCTCTGTAGGAGCTCTtgtctctgcccctgctcctccatAGGGCAGGGTCAGATTCTGCCCTAATCCTCTCGCCTTGTCTTTGGAGAagcataatttttcttttatatatatatatatatataaataaataaatatatattataaaaatatatatttatatatatataaatatatatatatatttatatatatatataaaatatataaaatatatattatataaaaatataatatataaatatataaatataaatatatatatatatatttttatatatatatatatatatatatatatatatatatataaataagaaatacaatAACAGTTTGTTATAATCAGGTaatcccagaagaaaaaaagaaacatctaatcatttttgtctttccctTCTCTTGATCATTCAAGTCCCTTGTCCTCTATGATAGCAGCACTCAGCTATGTTCCCTTTAAAAATCCATGgacttttaaaacttttgtgTGTTTCACTCATAACCTGTCATCCTTGTGGTTTCTATATCTTTGATGCAGTTTCTTCTACCAGTACAAATCTTCAGTCTCCCAAAAAGTCAAATGAGGCTTGTTTATGTGAAGTAATAAAGACAACAAATAtcatctgaatttttatttataaaataatacatacaaCCTATTATGCTTTAAGGAGTCAGCTCTCCAATGTTATCTTCTTCCCCTGAAGCTCATCAGGATTTGAAATGGGTAAAGAAACTGCTCGTGTGAAGCTGATGAAATGGGCAGTAGTGTCAGCCTGTGGTTTGCTTGGTAACTCTTACTTCAGATTTGACAGCGTGACTAATGAATATTAGTTGGCTAGcaactttttttctcatcaagACTTGATTGATGCCTTCGGATGCTAAAACTAAGCacgtttaaaataaaatgccttgtttcctgtgttttaaactttaaaattcCAGCATAATTAGGAAAATGGGCACAGCTTCCACAGCGACAGCGTGAAACACCTGTATGTGAAATCCTTTTAGGCCAGAGAGGCATTAACCTCCCTGCAATGGGGAAGCTCCTGGTCCTTTCTGCTGTTAATAACACAGCCTTAATTATGGAGCAGGCACTTGGCTGATAACACTCAAAGTGCTTGTTTAATGTACATAAATCCAGCCCTAAATGTGCGTCTTATAAACAGTGGAGCAGCGTATGTTTTACGGCACGGTACTGTGCA
The sequence above is drawn from the Anas acuta chromosome 8, bAnaAcu1.1, whole genome shotgun sequence genome and encodes:
- the RABGAP1L gene encoding rab GTPase-activating protein 1-like isoform X8, giving the protein MMEEISIMVAYDAHVFSQLCDEDFLANLVAVSKPKSVVPTKKLKKYEKEYQTMRESQLQQEDPMDRYKFICL